In Lathamus discolor isolate bLatDis1 chromosome 1, bLatDis1.hap1, whole genome shotgun sequence, the following are encoded in one genomic region:
- the PANX2 gene encoding pannexin-2 — MQHIIDNHPDMATALLAGEKLKELILPGQQDDKAGALAALLIQLKLELPFDRVVTIGTVLIPILLVTLVFTKNFAEEPIYCYTPHNFTRDQALYARGYCWTELKDALPGVDASHWPSLFEHKFLPYALLAFAGIMYIPALGWEFLASTRLTSELNFLLQEIDNCYHRAAEGRAPKIEKQIQSKGPGITEREKREIIENAEKEKSPEQNLFEKYLERRGRSNFLAKLYLARHLFIIFLSIIPITYLSTYYATQKQNEFTCALGEPPDKTSSSKLHIRVNCKLPSVQLQRIIAGVDIVLLCFMNLIILINLIHLFIFRKSNFIFDKLNKVGIKTKKQWQKSQFCDINILAMFCNENRDHIKSLNRLDFITNESDLMYDNVVRQLLAALAQSNHDATPTMRDSGIQTIDPSIDPADIDANEQLIIKRPRKKMKWIPTTNPLPQPFKEQLAIMKIENHKPEKPKPVRRKTATDSLIAPLLESAAKTSQQSSTHKTEPNAMPSTSSEKKHTRHFSLDVHPYILSSKKPKPEIQAIPSMPTSKSQESGFLNQEENVVVHVTSSLKDTPHPAKEILYSSETCRTVPAAGAFVHNHIATTAATSSMTLNQVKAEPTPALNCNPAHPLLHINTLYEDHEEEVSNIIDNGIHSPTDTGEILSIPTPKQIRLATFDEPMAIVSSVEY; from the exons ATGCAACACATCATCGATAACCACCCCGACATGGCCACCGCGCTGCTGGCGGGCGAGAAGCTGAAGGAGCTCATCCTGCCCGGGCAGCAGGATGACAAGGCGGGCGCGCTGGCGGCTTTGCTCATCCAGctgaagctggagctgcccttcGACCGCGTGGTCACCATCGGCACcgtcctcatccccatcctcctCGTCACGCTCGTCTTCACCAAGAACTTCGCCG AGGAGCCAATATACTGTTATACACCACACAACTTCACCCGCGATCAAGCCTTGTATGCCAGAGGATATTGTTGGACAGAATTAAAAGATGCCTTGCCAGGAGTTGATGCCAGCCACTGGCCCTCCTTGTTTGAGCATAAGTTCCTACCTTATGCACTGCTGGCTTTTGCTGGGATAATGTACATTCCAGCTCTGGGCTGGGAATTTCTGGCCTCTACCCGACTGACTTCAGAGCTTAATTTTTTGCTTCAGGAGATTGATAACTGCTACCACCGTGCAGCTGAAGGGCGGGCACCAAAAATAGAGAAACAGATTCAGTCCAAAGGCCCAGGGATCACCgagagagagaagagggaaatcATTGAGAacgcagagaaggaaaaaagccctgaaCAGAACTTGTTTGAGAAATACCTGGAAAGAAGAGGACGAAGCAACTTCTTGGCTAAGCTTTATCTTGCGAGACATTTGTTCATCATCTTCTTAAGTATCATACCAATCACATATTTATCCACCTACTATGCTacacagaagcaaaatgaatttACATGTGCACTAGGAGAGCCTCCAGATAAAACGAGCAGCTCCAAATTGCACATCAGAGTGAACTGCAAACTGCCATCTGTCCAGCTCCAGCGAATTATTGCTGGTGTAGATATCGTTCTCCTCTGCTTCATGAACTTGATAATCCTTATCAACTTAATTCACCTCTTCATATTTCGCAAGTCTAACTTCATATTTGATAAGCTGAACAAAGTTGGAATAAAGACCAAGAAACAGTGGCAGAAGTCCCAGTTTTGTGATATCAATATTTTGGCCATGTTTTGCAATGAAAATCGGGACCACATAAAATCATTGAACCGTCTGGATTTTATTACAAATGAAAGTGATCTGATGTATGACAATGTGGTACGCCAGCTGCTTGCAGCGTTGGCCCAGTCCAATCATGATGCCACCCCAACCATGCGTGATTCAGGGATCCAAACAATAGACCCAAGCATTGATCCAGCAGACATTGATGCTAATGAGCAGCTCATCATTAAGAGGCCAAGGAAGAAGATGAAATGGATCCCGACTACCAATCCTCTTCCTCAGCCATTCAAGGAACAGTTAGCCATTATGAAAATTGAAAACCATAAACCTGAGAAGCCGAAGCCTGTGCGGAGAAAAACAGCAACAGACAGCCTTATAGCTCCTTTGTTAGAGTCTGCTGCAAAAACCTCACAGCAATCATCCACTCATAAAACTGAGCCTAATGCCATGCCAAGCacaagcagtgaaaaaaaacacacacggCACTTTTCCTTGGATGTTCATCCATATATACTCAGTagcaaaaaacccaagccagAGATTCAAGCCATCCCCTCAATGCCTACATCCAAAAGCCAAGAGAGTGGATTTTTAAACCAGGAAGAAAACGTCGTAGTACACGTTACCTCCTCTCTCAAAG aCACCCCTCATCCTGCAAAAGAGATCCTATACTCATCTGAAACATGCAGaactgtgcctgctgctggggctTTTGTCCACAACCATATAGCCACCACCGCTGCTACATCGAGTATGACTTTGAACCAAGTCAAGGCAGAGCCAACTCCTGCACTGAACTGCAACCCAGCCCACCCTTTGCTGCACATCAACACGCTGTACGAGGATCACGAGGAGGAAGTTTCAAACATCATAGACAATGGTATTCACTCACCAACTGACACTGGGGAAATTCTCTCCATCCCTACCCCAAAGCAGATAAGGTTGGCAACATTTGATGAACCAATGGCAATTGTGAGCTCGGTGGAGTACTGA